A stretch of Mytilus edulis chromosome 11, xbMytEdul2.2, whole genome shotgun sequence DNA encodes these proteins:
- the LOC139494476 gene encoding uncharacterized protein, producing the protein MGYTGGGFAGDTGTAPEAVCLPLDPDFSKTSGNAYALIHGAEFMNNFFNSNSGGQNLPCAVCRVKQASSIIMIPGKNRCYTGWNMEYHGYLSSGRYTHSAASSYICVDNMALEDHHIKMTVNIFTKY; encoded by the exons ATGG GGTATACAGGTGGTGGATTTGCAGGTGATACTGGGACTGCTCCAGAAGCAGTTTGTCTTCCATTAGATCCTGATTTTAGCAAGACCAGCGGTAATGCTTATGCACTTATACACGGGGCAGAGTTCATGaataacttttttaattcaaatagtgGAGGTCAGAACTTACCATGTGCTGTCTGTAGAGTAAAACAAGCATCCAGTATTATAATGATACCAGGGAAAAACAGATGTTATACCGGATGGAACATGGAGTACCATGGATATCTCTCCTCAGGTCGTTATACTCATTCAGCTGCGAGCTCTTACATATGTGTAGATAATATGGCACTGGAGGATCATCATATAAAAATGACGGTAAATATTTTTACGAAGTATTAG